A DNA window from Streptomyces sp. 71268 contains the following coding sequences:
- a CDS encoding HD domain-containing protein: MSLLTLEEVEALARRAHAGQTDKAGIPYVEHLAAVAHGVRERGGDDEQIAAAWLHDALEDGVVPDGWLATAPLTPHTKELIDAMTKRQGEPLEAYAARLRATPGAVLIKAADVAHNADPARLARLDPATRERLSAKYARTRQLLGLPDTENRPDTENRPDTENRPDTVDRPHSEDRPAAEG, encoded by the coding sequence ATGTCGCTGCTGACACTGGAGGAAGTCGAGGCGCTCGCCCGTAGGGCACACGCGGGCCAGACCGACAAGGCCGGCATCCCGTACGTGGAGCACCTGGCCGCCGTCGCCCACGGGGTCCGCGAGCGCGGCGGCGACGACGAGCAGATCGCGGCGGCCTGGCTGCACGACGCCCTCGAGGACGGCGTCGTGCCCGACGGCTGGCTGGCCACCGCCCCGCTGACGCCACACACCAAGGAGCTGATCGACGCGATGACCAAGCGTCAGGGCGAGCCCCTCGAGGCGTACGCGGCCCGGCTGCGGGCCACCCCGGGCGCCGTGCTCATCAAGGCGGCCGACGTGGCCCACAACGCGGACCCGGCCCGACTGGCCCGGCTCGACCCCGCGACCCGGGAGCGGCTGAGCGCGAAGTACGCCCGCACCCGACAACTCCTCGGACTGCCGGACACCGAGAACCGGCCGGACACCGAGAACCGGCCGGACACCGAGAACCGACCGGACACCGTGGATCGGCCGCACAGCGAGGACCGGCCGGCGGCCGAGGGCTGA
- a CDS encoding ribose-5-phosphate isomerase, which produces MRVYLGSDHAGYELKNHLVEWLTAAGHEPVDCGPHIYDAQDDYPPFCLRAAERVVADEGSLGIVIGGSGNGEQIAANKVKGARAALAWSEETARLGREHNNANVLSVGARMHTLDEATSFVAAFLDTPYSGEERHTRRIDMLSSYELTGTLPAIPAHHPQP; this is translated from the coding sequence ATGCGCGTGTACCTCGGCTCCGACCATGCCGGCTATGAACTCAAGAACCACCTCGTGGAGTGGCTCACCGCGGCCGGCCACGAGCCCGTCGACTGCGGCCCGCACATCTACGACGCCCAGGACGACTACCCGCCGTTCTGCCTGCGCGCCGCCGAGCGCGTCGTCGCGGACGAGGGCAGCCTCGGCATCGTGATCGGCGGCTCCGGCAACGGCGAGCAGATCGCCGCGAACAAGGTCAAGGGCGCGCGCGCCGCGCTGGCCTGGAGCGAGGAGACCGCCCGCCTCGGCCGCGAGCACAACAACGCCAACGTGCTCAGCGTCGGCGCCCGGATGCACACCCTGGACGAGGCCACCAGCTTCGTCGCGGCCTTCCTGGACACGCCGTACTCGGGCGAGGAGCGGCACACCCGCCGCATCGACATGCTCTCGTCGTACGAGCTGACCGGCACCCTGCCCGCCATCCCGGCCCACCACCCGCAGCCCTGA
- a CDS encoding cation:proton antiporter has protein sequence MGGAFLAAAVLARLGARIGLPTIPLFILAGILLGPNTPGFVLVDDPHELEMLSALGLVLLLFYLGLEFHMDDLKAGGRKMALAGGSYLALNVGAGLAFGFLVGWGTSEALVLAGVLGISSSAIVTKVLVDLGRIGNPETKPILGIIVVEDIFLALYLAALQPVISGADSMSAAAGDAGKAFGFLLLLAAIARWGIGVIDKLISTRDNELLVISFLGAAVFVAGVSEWFGVADAIGAFMVGLMLGSTTSGNRIRKLVHPLRDAFGAIFFFAFGLSIDPGDLPTVLVPVLIAVTLTIVMNVFAGLVAARLYGFGAGPAANIATALLARGEFALILATMAAGAGLDERLSPFIAGYVLILAVLSPLAAGSSHWLARFLPGGRDAEGPGQAALQGSAVGGSGGAGRDKGTDPG, from the coding sequence ATGGGCGGGGCGTTTCTCGCCGCCGCCGTGCTCGCCCGCCTAGGTGCGCGGATCGGGCTGCCCACCATCCCCCTGTTCATCCTGGCCGGCATCCTGCTCGGGCCGAACACTCCGGGCTTCGTGCTGGTCGACGACCCGCACGAGCTGGAGATGCTCTCCGCGCTCGGCCTGGTACTGCTGCTGTTCTACCTCGGCCTCGAGTTCCACATGGACGACCTCAAGGCCGGCGGGCGCAAGATGGCGCTCGCGGGCGGCTCGTACCTCGCGCTCAACGTGGGCGCCGGCCTCGCCTTCGGCTTCCTGGTCGGCTGGGGCACGTCCGAGGCGCTGGTCCTGGCCGGGGTGCTGGGCATCTCGTCGTCGGCGATCGTCACCAAGGTCCTGGTGGACCTCGGGCGGATCGGCAACCCGGAGACCAAACCCATCCTCGGCATCATCGTCGTCGAGGACATCTTCCTGGCCCTGTACTTGGCGGCCCTCCAGCCGGTGATCTCCGGCGCGGACAGCATGTCGGCCGCCGCCGGGGACGCGGGCAAGGCGTTCGGCTTCCTGCTGCTGCTCGCGGCGATCGCCCGCTGGGGCATCGGCGTCATCGACAAGCTGATCTCCACCCGCGACAACGAGCTGCTGGTCATCTCCTTCCTCGGCGCGGCCGTCTTCGTGGCGGGGGTCTCCGAGTGGTTCGGGGTCGCGGACGCGATCGGCGCGTTCATGGTCGGCCTGATGCTGGGCAGCACCACCTCCGGCAACCGCATCCGGAAGCTGGTGCACCCGCTGCGCGACGCCTTCGGCGCGATCTTCTTCTTCGCCTTCGGCCTGTCCATCGACCCCGGCGACCTGCCGACGGTGCTGGTCCCGGTGCTGATCGCGGTGACGCTGACGATCGTGATGAACGTGTTCGCCGGGCTCGTGGCCGCGCGGCTCTACGGCTTCGGCGCCGGCCCGGCGGCGAACATCGCTACCGCGCTGCTGGCCCGTGGCGAGTTCGCGCTGATCCTGGCCACCATGGCGGCGGGCGCGGGGCTCGACGAGCGGCTGTCCCCGTTCATCGCCGGTTACGTGCTGATCCTCGCGGTGCTCAGCCCGCTGGCGGCCGGCAGCTCGCACTGGCTGGCCCGCTTCCTCCCGGGCGGCCGAGACGCGGAGGGGCCGGGGCAGGCCGCGCTCCAGGGCAGCGCGGTCGGCGGCTCGGGCGGGGCCGGTCGCGACAAGGGCACCGACCCCGGCTGA
- a CDS encoding ABC transporter ATP-binding protein: MGLRNRRRTKRTEGHATPGPAGTGHPTGDPYGPGPGGPYGAPARPRTATPADGPPPYPPGAPGGEWAIELRGVRRQYGRGSGAVHALRGIDLALPRGSFTAVMGPSGSGKSTFLQCAAGLDRPTAGSVRLGGTEITEMNENKLTALRRSRLGFVFQAFNLLPSLTVEHNVLLPMRLAGRRPDRKAAARVLAQVGLEAHAGRRPGQLSGGQQQRVAIARALVTQPDVVFADEPTGALDTGTAAEVLALLRQAVDTLSATVVMVTHDPTAASYADRVLFLADGAIADQLARPTADQVAARMTALTARTRPAAHHPMAGAAA, translated from the coding sequence ATGGGGCTGCGGAACAGGCGTCGCACCAAGCGGACCGAGGGGCACGCCACACCCGGGCCGGCCGGCACCGGGCACCCCACGGGCGACCCGTACGGCCCCGGACCCGGCGGCCCGTACGGCGCGCCGGCGCGGCCCCGGACCGCGACGCCGGCCGACGGGCCGCCACCGTACCCGCCCGGCGCCCCGGGCGGCGAGTGGGCCATCGAACTGCGCGGCGTGCGCCGGCAGTACGGGCGCGGCTCGGGCGCCGTGCACGCGCTGCGCGGCATCGACCTCGCCCTGCCCCGTGGCAGCTTCACCGCCGTCATGGGCCCCTCCGGCTCGGGCAAGTCCACCTTCCTGCAGTGCGCCGCCGGGCTCGACCGGCCCACCGCCGGCTCCGTGCGGCTCGGCGGCACCGAGATCACCGAGATGAACGAGAACAAGCTCACAGCGCTGCGCCGCAGCCGCCTCGGCTTCGTCTTCCAGGCGTTCAACCTGCTGCCCTCGCTGACCGTCGAGCACAACGTGCTGCTCCCGATGCGGCTCGCGGGACGCCGCCCGGACCGGAAGGCCGCCGCCCGGGTGCTCGCCCAGGTCGGCCTCGAGGCGCACGCCGGACGCCGCCCGGGCCAGCTCTCCGGCGGCCAGCAGCAGCGGGTCGCCATCGCCCGCGCCCTGGTCACCCAGCCCGACGTGGTCTTCGCCGACGAGCCCACCGGCGCCCTGGACACCGGCACCGCCGCCGAGGTGCTCGCCCTGCTCCGGCAGGCCGTCGACACCCTGTCCGCCACCGTCGTCATGGTCACCCACGACCCGACCGCCGCCAGCTACGCCGACCGGGTGCTGTTCCTGGCCGACGGCGCCATCGCCGACCAGCTCGCCCGACCCACCGCCGACCAGGTCGCCGCGCGCATGACCGCCCTCACCGCCCGCACCCGCCCCGCCGCGCACCACCCGATGGCGGGTGCGGCGGCATGA
- a CDS encoding DNA-formamidopyrimidine glycosylase family protein produces the protein MPEGHTIHRLAADYRERFADRPVRASSPQGKFADGAALVDGQPLTAADAHGKHLFLGFAAAGWVHIHLGLFGKLTFGPAPAPPPTDTVRLRLANPDAYADLRGPTTCALITDAEKQAIHERLGPDPLRARGPADRPVAADPSGDGEVAWRRISRSRSTVAALLMDQKVVAGVGNVYRAEVLFRHGIDPYRAGRDLTRSQWDAIWADLVYLMREGVRNNRIDTVRPEHLPEAMGRPPRVDDHGGEVYVYRRARQSCHICGGEIRTAELAARNLFWCPGCQPR, from the coding sequence GTGCCTGAGGGGCATACGATCCACCGCCTCGCGGCGGACTACCGGGAGCGCTTCGCCGACCGACCGGTGCGGGCGAGCAGCCCACAGGGCAAGTTCGCCGACGGCGCCGCGCTCGTCGACGGCCAGCCGCTGACCGCCGCCGACGCGCACGGCAAGCACCTCTTCCTCGGCTTCGCCGCCGCCGGCTGGGTCCACATCCACCTCGGCCTCTTCGGCAAGCTCACCTTCGGCCCGGCCCCCGCGCCGCCACCCACCGACACCGTGCGGCTGCGCCTGGCCAACCCCGACGCGTACGCGGACCTGCGCGGGCCCACCACCTGCGCGCTGATCACCGACGCGGAGAAGCAGGCGATACACGAGCGCCTTGGCCCCGACCCGCTGCGGGCGCGCGGGCCGGCCGACCGGCCGGTGGCGGCGGACCCGAGCGGGGACGGCGAGGTCGCCTGGCGGCGGATCTCCCGCAGTCGGTCCACGGTCGCCGCGCTGCTGATGGACCAGAAGGTCGTCGCCGGGGTGGGCAACGTGTACCGGGCCGAGGTGCTCTTCCGACACGGCATCGACCCGTACCGCGCCGGCCGTGATCTGACGCGGTCGCAATGGGACGCCATCTGGGCCGACTTGGTCTACCTCATGCGCGAAGGCGTCCGGAACAACCGCATCGACACGGTGCGACCCGAGCACCTCCCCGAGGCCATGGGGCGTCCGCCGCGCGTGGACGACCACGGGGGAGAGGTGTACGTGTACCGCAGGGCCAGGCAGTCCTGCCACATTTGTGGCGGCGAGATCCGCACCGCCGAACTCGCCGCCCGCAACCTCTTCTGGTGCCCGGGGTGCCAGCCCCGCTAG
- a CDS encoding amino acid permease, translated as MSTQPPPVRVDGAKDAPGAPGDASGDGLKAGLKNRHLSMIAIGGVIGAGLFVGSGAGIAKAGPGILISYAIAGLLVVLVMRMLGEMAAADPTSGSFSAYADRALGRWAGFTIGWLYWFFWVVVLAVEATAAAAILTEWVSPIPQWAWALLVMVVLTATNLASVGSYGEFEFWFAGIKVVAIAAFIVIAGLAVFGVLPDTEAVGTSHLTGDGGFLPNGPGTILSGMLLVVFSFMGSEIVTLAAGESAEPAKMVSRATNSVIWRIGIFYLGSILLVVMLLPWNSQALLDDGPYVAALNEIGIAHAGTIMDVIVVTAVLSCLNSGLYTASRMAFSLGQRGDAPASFARVNKRGVPAAAIWSSVAFGFVAVIFNYTSPDTVFEFLLNSSGAVALFVWMVICFSQLRMRPIIEREMPERHTVRMWLYPYLTYATIALIIFILGYMLYDDEGREMMVLSLVVGALVLVTSLVLDRRRGRGASATAAAGPADAPEPAKAPEVPKQRA; from the coding sequence ATGAGTACGCAGCCGCCCCCCGTCAGGGTCGACGGGGCCAAGGACGCACCCGGGGCCCCCGGTGACGCGTCCGGCGATGGCCTCAAGGCCGGCCTGAAGAACCGACACCTGTCGATGATCGCCATCGGCGGCGTGATCGGCGCCGGCCTGTTCGTGGGCTCCGGCGCCGGCATCGCCAAGGCCGGCCCCGGCATCCTCATCTCCTACGCCATCGCCGGCCTGCTGGTCGTCCTCGTGATGCGGATGCTCGGCGAGATGGCCGCGGCCGACCCGACCTCGGGGTCGTTCTCGGCCTACGCGGACCGGGCGCTCGGGCGCTGGGCCGGGTTCACCATCGGCTGGCTGTACTGGTTCTTCTGGGTCGTGGTGCTCGCCGTGGAGGCGACCGCGGCGGCGGCGATCCTCACCGAGTGGGTGTCCCCCATCCCGCAGTGGGCGTGGGCGCTCCTGGTGATGGTCGTGCTGACCGCGACGAACCTGGCCTCGGTCGGCTCGTACGGCGAGTTCGAGTTCTGGTTCGCCGGGATCAAGGTCGTGGCGATCGCGGCGTTCATCGTCATCGCCGGGCTCGCGGTCTTCGGCGTGCTGCCGGACACCGAGGCGGTGGGCACCTCGCACCTGACCGGCGACGGCGGCTTCCTGCCCAACGGCCCCGGCACCATCCTGTCGGGCATGCTCCTGGTCGTCTTCTCCTTCATGGGCAGCGAGATCGTCACGCTGGCCGCGGGCGAGTCCGCGGAGCCGGCGAAGATGGTCAGCCGGGCGACCAACAGCGTGATCTGGCGGATCGGCATCTTCTACCTGGGCTCGATCCTGCTCGTGGTGATGCTGCTGCCGTGGAACTCGCAGGCGCTCCTTGACGACGGCCCCTACGTCGCCGCGCTGAACGAGATCGGCATCGCCCACGCCGGGACGATCATGGACGTGATCGTGGTGACGGCCGTGCTGTCCTGTCTGAACTCGGGCCTGTACACGGCCTCCCGGATGGCCTTCTCGCTCGGCCAGCGCGGCGACGCGCCCGCGTCGTTCGCACGGGTGAACAAGCGGGGCGTGCCGGCCGCCGCGATCTGGTCCTCGGTGGCCTTCGGCTTCGTCGCCGTGATCTTCAACTACACCTCACCGGACACGGTCTTCGAGTTCCTGCTGAACTCCTCCGGCGCGGTGGCCCTGTTCGTGTGGATGGTGATCTGCTTCTCGCAGCTGCGGATGCGCCCGATCATCGAGCGCGAGATGCCCGAGCGGCACACGGTGCGGATGTGGCTCTACCCGTACCTGACGTACGCGACGATCGCGCTGATCATCTTCATCCTCGGCTACATGCTCTACGACGACGAGGGCCGCGAGATGATGGTGCTCTCGCTCGTGGTGGGCGCGTTGGTGCTGGTCACCAGCCTGGTCCTGGACCGCAGGCGGGGACGCGGCGCGTCGGCCACGGCGGCGGCCGGGCCGGCCGACGCGCCGGAGCCGGCCAAGGCCCCCGAGGTGCCCAAGCAGCGCGCCTGA
- a CDS encoding FtsX-like permease family protein: MTGRSLTNGLARAAVRFKPAAFAGTFVALMMAALIVSACGILLESGVRASAPPQRYADVPVVAAADQHARLTDGGGDDGDDGSELVPDAARLDAALVSEIAAAPGVATAIPDVSYPLRTSTGAVTAHGWGSTAFTGGDLAQGAAPRTAHEVVLDQATARALRASVGDHVTLTAADGAHRFEVSGIAKPATRAALRAPTAWLTDQRAVALSGHPGKIDAVAVLAAPGTSTADLADQVRQAVAGKAKVHTGDDRGGVEEPGVAEAKEVLMGLGGSFGGVATMVAVFTAAGTVTLCVGQRSREFALLRAIGATPRQLRRSIATEALLIAPVAGAVGCLPGIALAHWWFGQLQDKGAIPEPVRLHVSWIPLVSAVGAGLLAAVLAGLLAARRPARIKPGQALSEAAVERFRPGVIRTVLGVGALVGGVVLARVAAGESGDDAANLALGVVMLFMLAVSLLGPVIARLCAWLIGLPLRAGGASAGLAAANTRANSRRLASAITPIVLAMAFSSTLVFLHTSEDHARSEQRRAGIVADHIVSAPDGLPADTAARAARTPGVRTAVGLLRAGVLVPTGSGETRMLTSAAAQGVSATGDALRTVQDLDVRTGDQSAIGRPGTVAVDALLADAADVEVGDRLQIVLPDGSAARPEVVAVYGRGLGVAQLTLPRAALAPHVTAAYDTDVFVQRAPGSDPDRVAAALAPLGTVTDRDGYAEAQDKDREINVWANTTMAAVLGGFAAVAAANTLVMTVLDRRRELSTLRLIGSTRRQVLGMIRWEALLVGAAGVAIGTAIALITLNPMTRGITGASPYVPPGLYAAFAGAALLVGLLSSTLPARLALRRTSMVGAGEKQ; encoded by the coding sequence ATGACCGGGCGCTCCCTGACCAACGGCCTGGCCCGCGCGGCCGTCCGCTTCAAGCCCGCCGCGTTCGCCGGCACCTTCGTGGCGCTGATGATGGCCGCGCTCATCGTCTCCGCCTGCGGCATCCTGCTGGAGAGCGGCGTACGCGCCTCCGCGCCGCCCCAGCGCTACGCCGACGTGCCCGTGGTCGCCGCGGCCGACCAGCACGCGCGCCTCACCGACGGGGGCGGCGACGACGGCGACGACGGAAGCGAGCTGGTGCCCGACGCGGCCCGCCTCGACGCCGCCCTCGTCAGCGAGATCGCCGCGGCCCCCGGCGTCGCCACCGCCATCCCCGACGTCAGCTACCCCCTGCGCACCAGCACGGGTGCCGTCACCGCCCACGGCTGGGGCTCCACCGCCTTCACCGGCGGCGACCTCGCCCAGGGCGCCGCGCCGCGCACCGCGCACGAGGTCGTGCTCGACCAGGCCACCGCCCGCGCCCTGCGCGCCAGCGTCGGCGACCACGTCACCCTCACCGCCGCGGACGGCGCGCACCGCTTCGAGGTCTCCGGCATCGCCAAGCCCGCGACCCGCGCCGCCCTGCGGGCGCCCACCGCCTGGCTCACCGACCAGCGGGCCGTCGCCCTCTCCGGGCACCCCGGCAAGATCGACGCGGTGGCCGTGCTCGCCGCCCCCGGCACCTCGACCGCCGACCTCGCCGACCAGGTCAGGCAGGCCGTGGCCGGCAAGGCGAAGGTGCACACCGGCGACGACCGGGGCGGCGTCGAGGAGCCCGGCGTCGCCGAGGCCAAGGAGGTCCTGATGGGCCTCGGCGGCAGCTTCGGCGGCGTCGCCACCATGGTCGCCGTCTTCACCGCGGCCGGCACGGTCACCCTCTGCGTCGGCCAGCGCTCCCGCGAGTTCGCCCTGCTGCGCGCCATCGGCGCCACCCCGCGCCAACTCCGCCGCTCCATCGCCACCGAGGCCCTGCTGATCGCGCCGGTCGCCGGCGCCGTCGGCTGCCTGCCCGGCATCGCCCTGGCCCACTGGTGGTTCGGCCAACTCCAGGACAAGGGCGCCATACCCGAGCCTGTGCGCCTGCACGTCTCCTGGATACCGCTCGTCAGCGCGGTCGGCGCGGGCCTGCTCGCCGCTGTACTCGCCGGGCTGCTCGCCGCCCGCCGCCCGGCCAGGATCAAGCCCGGCCAGGCGCTCAGCGAGGCCGCCGTCGAACGCTTCAGGCCCGGCGTCATCCGTACGGTGCTGGGCGTCGGCGCCCTGGTCGGCGGAGTCGTGCTGGCGCGCGTCGCGGCGGGGGAGAGCGGCGACGACGCGGCCAACCTCGCGCTCGGCGTCGTGATGCTCTTCATGCTCGCCGTCAGCCTGCTCGGCCCGGTCATCGCCCGCCTCTGCGCCTGGCTGATCGGCCTGCCGCTGCGCGCCGGCGGCGCCTCCGCCGGCCTGGCCGCCGCCAACACCCGGGCCAACTCGCGCCGACTGGCCTCCGCCATCACTCCGATCGTGCTGGCCATGGCCTTCTCCTCGACCCTCGTCTTCCTGCACACCAGCGAGGACCACGCCCGGAGCGAGCAGCGCCGCGCGGGCATCGTCGCCGACCACATCGTCTCCGCCCCCGACGGCCTGCCCGCCGACACCGCCGCCCGCGCCGCCCGCACCCCGGGCGTGCGGACCGCCGTCGGTCTGTTGCGCGCCGGCGTGCTTGTCCCGACCGGCTCCGGCGAGACCCGCATGCTGACCAGCGCCGCGGCCCAGGGCGTCTCGGCCACCGGCGACGCGCTGCGTACCGTGCAGGACCTGGACGTACGCACCGGCGACCAGTCCGCCATCGGCCGCCCCGGCACCGTCGCCGTGGACGCGCTGCTCGCCGACGCGGCCGACGTCGAGGTCGGCGACCGGCTCCAGATCGTGCTGCCCGACGGCTCGGCCGCGAGGCCCGAGGTCGTCGCCGTCTACGGCCGTGGCCTCGGCGTCGCCCAACTCACCCTGCCCCGCGCCGCGCTGGCCCCGCACGTGACCGCCGCCTACGACACGGACGTCTTCGTCCAGCGGGCCCCGGGCAGCGACCCGGACCGGGTCGCCGCCGCGCTGGCCCCGCTCGGCACCGTCACCGACCGCGACGGGTACGCCGAGGCACAGGACAAGGACCGCGAGATCAACGTCTGGGCCAACACCACCATGGCCGCCGTACTCGGCGGGTTCGCCGCCGTGGCCGCCGCCAACACCCTGGTCATGACCGTCCTCGACCGCCGCCGAGAGCTGAGCACGCTACGCCTGATCGGCTCCACGAGACGCCAGGTGCTCGGCATGATCCGCTGGGAGGCGCTGCTCGTGGGCGCCGCGGGCGTCGCCATCGGGACCGCCATCGCGCTGATCACGCTGAATCCCATGACGCGCGGCATCACCGGCGCCAGCCCGTACGTCCCCCCGGGTCTGTACGCGGCGTTCGCCGGCGCCGCGCTCCTGGTCGGCCTGCTGTCCAGCACACTCCCGGCCCGGCTCGCGCTGCGCCGAACGAGCATGGTCGGCGCTGGCGAGAAGCAGTGA
- the tig gene encoding trigger factor has translation MKSAVETLNPTRVRLTVEVPFEELKPSLDAAYKKINQQVTVAGFRKGKIPARVIDQRFGRGAVLEEAVNDALPKFYTEAVNEGELNVLGQPEVDITELKDGELLAFTAEVDVRPEVEIPDYSGIEVTVDAVEVSDEDVDKSVEQLRDRFATTSVVDRPAAEGDTLTIDLEARVDGEVLEDGVASGVSYTIGSGQLLDGIDEAVTGVSAGGSATFTSELKGGSAEGKEAEVKVEVTEVKSRELPALDDEFAQLASEFDTLEELRADSRKRLEQMKKYEQATQAQEKVLDALLELAEIPIPEKLLQDEIETRKHNLVNHQLGQMGLDLKKYLEIQGKTEEEFETETKEQAEKGIKTQFLLDELVSKEELQVGQEELTEHLMRRAQSSGMSPDQFAQAVVEGGQVPMLVGEVARGKALAVVVEAAKVTDTNGEVVDLDDEDETAETVEAGGEEAAEGADAPEAKADEAADAKAAEKADEKAEEKTEG, from the coding sequence GTGAAGAGCGCCGTGGAGACCCTGAACCCGACTCGGGTTCGGCTCACTGTCGAGGTGCCCTTCGAGGAGCTCAAGCCCAGCCTCGACGCGGCGTACAAGAAGATCAACCAGCAGGTCACGGTGGCGGGCTTCCGCAAGGGCAAGATCCCGGCCCGGGTCATCGACCAGCGGTTCGGCCGTGGCGCCGTGCTGGAGGAGGCCGTCAACGACGCGCTCCCGAAGTTCTACACCGAGGCGGTCAACGAGGGTGAGCTGAACGTCCTCGGCCAGCCCGAGGTCGACATCACCGAGCTGAAGGACGGCGAGCTGCTGGCCTTCACCGCCGAGGTGGACGTCCGTCCCGAGGTCGAGATCCCGGACTACTCCGGCATCGAGGTCACCGTCGACGCGGTCGAGGTCTCCGACGAGGACGTCGACAAGTCGGTCGAGCAGCTCCGTGACCGCTTCGCCACCACCTCCGTGGTCGACCGCCCCGCCGCCGAGGGCGACACCCTCACGATCGACCTTGAGGCCAGGGTCGACGGCGAGGTGCTGGAGGACGGCGTCGCCTCGGGCGTCTCGTACACCATCGGCTCGGGCCAGCTCCTGGACGGCATCGACGAGGCCGTCACCGGCGTCTCCGCCGGCGGCTCCGCCACCTTCACCTCCGAACTCAAGGGCGGTTCCGCCGAGGGCAAGGAGGCCGAGGTCAAGGTCGAGGTCACCGAGGTCAAGTCCCGCGAACTGCCCGCGCTGGACGACGAGTTCGCGCAGCTGGCGAGCGAGTTCGACACGCTGGAGGAGCTGCGCGCCGACAGCCGCAAGCGCCTTGAGCAGATGAAGAAGTACGAGCAGGCCACCCAGGCCCAGGAGAAGGTGCTCGACGCCCTCCTGGAGCTGGCCGAGATCCCGATCCCGGAGAAGCTCCTCCAGGACGAGATCGAGACCCGCAAGCACAACCTGGTCAACCACCAGCTCGGTCAGATGGGCCTCGACCTCAAGAAGTACCTGGAGATCCAGGGCAAGACCGAGGAAGAGTTCGAGACCGAGACCAAGGAGCAGGCGGAGAAGGGCATCAAGACCCAGTTCCTCCTGGACGAGCTGGTCAGCAAGGAGGAGCTGCAGGTCGGCCAGGAAGAGCTGACCGAGCACCTGATGCGCCGCGCGCAGTCCTCCGGCATGAGCCCCGACCAGTTCGCGCAGGCCGTGGTCGAGGGTGGCCAGGTGCCGATGCTCGTCGGCGAGGTCGCCCGCGGTAAGGCGCTCGCGGTCGTGGTCGAGGCCGCCAAGGTCACCGACACCAACGGCGAGGTCGTCGACCTGGACGACGAGGACGAGACCGCCGAGACCGTCGAGGCCGGTGGCGAGGAGGCGGCCGAGGGCGCCGACGCGCCGGAGGCCAAGGCCGACGAGGCCGCCGACGCGAAGGCCGCGGAGAAGGCTGACGAGAAGGCCGAGGAGAAGACCGAGGGCTGA
- a CDS encoding PP2C family protein-serine/threonine phosphatase, whose amino-acid sequence MKTGGVESATARMRKALHRARTSVRKAGVDYFRGDGSDWLALAVLLAAVPAIAASTIAQPDWCDPSVLVLPIVAGGLLLRPASLLALYAASATALIIEAAVLEPYVGGEDRVTPGTILVVAAVGFFGLVIAQFRSRVGVPWRGGGTMLFDLRERIRVQSKLPTLPRGWHREMSLRPAGGQSFSGDFVVAARTNGGRSLEVVLTDVSGKGMDAASRALLLSGAFGGLLGSLPPHGFLPAANGYLLRQDWDEGFATSIHLVLDLDSGDYELYSAGHPPALQLNAGSGRWDEMAAEGPLLGVYDGATFDPIKGSLRPGDVLMLFTDGLVETSERDISDGIDRLTGEADRYVASGFQGAAWHLIESVAKDVNDDRALLLICRE is encoded by the coding sequence ATGAAGACCGGAGGTGTGGAGTCCGCGACGGCCCGGATGCGCAAGGCGCTACACCGGGCGCGCACCAGCGTGCGCAAGGCCGGAGTGGACTACTTCCGCGGCGACGGCTCCGACTGGCTGGCCCTGGCCGTCCTGCTCGCGGCCGTACCGGCCATCGCGGCCAGCACCATCGCCCAACCCGACTGGTGCGACCCCTCCGTACTGGTCCTGCCGATCGTCGCCGGCGGCCTGCTGCTGCGCCCGGCCAGCCTGCTCGCGCTGTACGCCGCCTCGGCCACCGCGCTGATCATCGAGGCCGCGGTCCTTGAGCCGTACGTCGGTGGCGAGGACCGGGTGACCCCCGGCACCATCCTGGTCGTCGCGGCGGTGGGCTTCTTCGGGCTGGTGATCGCGCAGTTCCGCAGCCGGGTCGGGGTGCCCTGGCGCGGCGGCGGAACCATGCTCTTCGACCTGCGCGAACGCATCCGGGTGCAGAGCAAGCTGCCGACGCTGCCGCGCGGTTGGCACCGTGAGATGTCGCTGCGCCCGGCCGGTGGCCAGTCCTTCTCGGGCGACTTCGTCGTCGCGGCCCGCACGAACGGCGGGCGCAGCCTCGAAGTGGTGCTGACCGACGTCTCCGGCAAGGGCATGGACGCGGCGTCGCGGGCGCTGCTGCTGTCCGGCGCGTTCGGCGGGCTGCTCGGCTCGCTGCCGCCGCACGGCTTCCTGCCCGCCGCCAACGGCTACCTGCTGCGCCAGGACTGGGACGAGGGCTTCGCGACCTCCATCCACCTGGTGCTCGACCTGGACAGCGGGGACTACGAGCTGTACTCGGCCGGCCATCCGCCCGCGCTGCAACTGAACGCGGGCTCCGGACGCTGGGACGAGATGGCGGCCGAGGGCCCGCTGCTCGGCGTGTACGACGGGGCGACGTTCGACCCGATCAAGGGCAGCCTGCGCCCGGGCGACGTGCTCATGCTCTTCACCGACGGCCTGGTGGAGACCTCCGAGCGGGACATCTCCGACGGCATCGACCGGCTGACCGGCGAGGCGGACCGCTACGTGGCCAGCGGCTTCCAGGGCGCGGCCTGGCACCTGATCGAGTCGGTGGCCAAGGACGTCAACGACGACCGGGCGCTGCTCCTGATCTGCCGCGAGTAG